The following nucleotide sequence is from Rhodospirillales bacterium.
GGGTTTCAAAAAGAAGATATTCGTCATTTGCAGCGAGCCTATAATCAGCTTTTTGGTGATGAAGGGACCATGGATCAACGCATCGAAAGCGTGAGTGAAAATTACTCCGGCAATGAAACTGTTACGAAAATTATTGAATTTGCCAAGGGCAAGGACAAGTTTCCATTATGTCAGCCGCCGAAGAAAAATGCCTAGAGGGTTTGTCCCGTATTGGAATTATTGCAGGTGGCGGTGCGTTGCCACGAATGTTGATTGCTGCGTGTCAAGATAGGGGTATTGAACCGTTCATTGTTGCATTTGAAGGTCAAACTGATCCGGAGACTCCTGACGGGCTGGACCATATCTGGGTGCATTTGGGCGCTACCCGTAAGGTTATACGTACGCTGCGCAAATCCGGCATTCGTGATTTGGTGATGCTGGGTTCTATTCGCAGGCCATCCTTGAGTGAGTTGAAGCCTGATTTTAAAACTGTTGAGTTTTTTGCCAAAGAGGGCTGGAAGAGTCTTGGGGATGATAGCTTGTTGCGGGCCTTACGGCGGTTTTTGGAAGGCGAAGGGTTTACATTGCATGGGGCGCAAGAATTTATACCGGAGCTTTTGGCACCGGAAGGTGTTATTGGGCGTATAAAGCCCCATGCGGCGCAGCGGCGTGATATTGCACGTGGAATTGAGGTTCTTAAAGCATTGAGCAGGCAGGATGTTGGGCAGGCGGCAGTAGTGCAAAATGGTCATGTTCTGGGCATTGAGGGAGCGGAAGGGACGGACGGTTTAATCCGGCGCTGTGGTGATCTGAAACGGAAAGGACATGGTGCAGTTCTTGTGAAGCTTTGTAAAGATACGCAAGATCAGGATCTTGATTTACCGACGATTGGTCCACACACTGTAGATAATATTATTCAATCTGGTTTTAGTGGTTTGGCCGTGCATGCGGGGAAGAGTTTTATTAGTCAAATTGATGATGTGCGCGAAAAAGCTGATAGTGCAGGCGTGTTTGTTATAGGGATTAGTCTTTAAGGAGTTTGATAGATGAATAAGTCTGTATTTTTTATCGCGGGAGAGGCTTCCGGAGATTCTCTTGGAGCCTCGCTTATGCGGGGTTTGAAAAAGCGCGAAGGAGATTTGGTCAAGTTTTCAGGGATTGGTGGCCCATTGATGGAGGGGCAAGGGTTTAAGAGTCTTCTTCCTATGGATGATCTTTGTGTGATGGGGCTTTGGGAGGTGGTTTGGCAGCTTCCGAGGCTGCTCAGGCTTATTCAAGGCACTGTTGAGGAAATTGAAAAATGTGCGCCTGATGTTGTTGTTACGATTGATTTGCCGGATTTTAATTTTGAGGTGGCGCAGCGTTTGAAAAAACGGGGCATTTTTAAAGGTAAAATTGTTCATTATGTCGCGCCAAGTGTTTGGGCATGGCGGCCTGGGCGGGCAAAGAAGATTGCCGGGTATTTTGACGGTTTGATGTGCTTGTTTCCATTTGAGCCTGCATATTTTACAGAGCATGGGCTTGATGCGGCTTATGTAGGGCATCCTTTGATCGAGGTTGATACGGCGGCTCTGGATCCGAAAGGTTTTCGAGAAGATCTTCATATCCAAGATGGCGCGTTGTGCTTGGGGGTGCTTTTTGGTAGCCGGGAACGCGAATTGAGTTCGTTGTCAAAACCATTTTTGGAGACTATTGGCGCATTACATGAGCAATATGAAAATTTACAATTGATTGCGCCTACATTGCCGTCGCTTGAATATAACGTTACAAATTTATTGAGCGGTATTGATGTTCCTTGCAACGTTGTTAAAGATCAGAATTTTAAATGGGATGCGTTGGCATCGTGTGATGTGGCGTTGGCGGCATCGGGAACGGTTGCGCTTGAGCTGTCTTATTTAGGCGTGCCGCATATTATCGGTTATAAGGCGCATCCGCTGACGGCATTGATTTTGAAACTTGTTGTGAAGACTAAATATGCTCATTTGGCTAATATTTTGCTGAATGAAGAGGTCGTGCCGGAATATTTGCAGACGAAATGCAGCGCCGGCAAGCTTACGCGCGCGATGATGCGGCTGTTGCGCTATCCGGAAGAGCAAGTAAAGCAAAAGCAGGCGTTTGCCCGGTTGCATGAAAAATTGCAACTTGGGGCTGGTGAAACGCCGAGCGAAAGAGCTGCCGCCTATGTTTTGCGCATGGCTGCGTGATCCCGGTTTTTTTATTTCCGTTTATCCATCGGTACGTAAGGACGGGCTACCGGGCCGGTGTAAAGCTGGCGCGGGCGACCGATGCGCAATGTTGGCTCCTCGATCATTTCTTTCCATTGTGCAATCCAGCCAACGGTTCTGGCGACGGCGAACAGCACGGTAAACATTGAGGTTGGAAATCCCATAGCCTTGAGGATAATTCCAGAATAGAAATCGACATTAGGGAAGAGTTTGCGGCTGACGAAGTAATCATCTTCCAGAGCGATGCGCTCAAGTTCCATAGCCAGTTCAAGACGCGGGTCCTGAACTCCTAGGTCGGCAAGGATATCATCGCATGATTTTTTGAGAACGCCTGCGCGCGGGTCGAAGTTTTTGTAAACGCGGTGGCCAAAGCCCATGAGGCGGAATGGATCGTC
It contains:
- the lpxI gene encoding UDP-2,3-diacylglucosamine diphosphatase LpxI (LpxI, functionally equivalent to LpxH, replaces it in LPS biosynthesis in a minority of bacteria.), with the protein product MSAAEEKCLEGLSRIGIIAGGGALPRMLIAACQDRGIEPFIVAFEGQTDPETPDGLDHIWVHLGATRKVIRTLRKSGIRDLVMLGSIRRPSLSELKPDFKTVEFFAKEGWKSLGDDSLLRALRRFLEGEGFTLHGAQEFIPELLAPEGVIGRIKPHAAQRRDIARGIEVLKALSRQDVGQAAVVQNGHVLGIEGAEGTDGLIRRCGDLKRKGHGAVLVKLCKDTQDQDLDLPTIGPHTVDNIIQSGFSGLAVHAGKSFISQIDDVREKADSAGVFVIGISL
- the lpxB gene encoding lipid-A-disaccharide synthase, producing the protein MNKSVFFIAGEASGDSLGASLMRGLKKREGDLVKFSGIGGPLMEGQGFKSLLPMDDLCVMGLWEVVWQLPRLLRLIQGTVEEIEKCAPDVVVTIDLPDFNFEVAQRLKKRGIFKGKIVHYVAPSVWAWRPGRAKKIAGYFDGLMCLFPFEPAYFTEHGLDAAYVGHPLIEVDTAALDPKGFREDLHIQDGALCLGVLFGSRERELSSLSKPFLETIGALHEQYENLQLIAPTLPSLEYNVTNLLSGIDVPCNVVKDQNFKWDALASCDVALAASGTVALELSYLGVPHIIGYKAHPLTALILKLVVKTKYAHLANILLNEEVVPEYLQTKCSAGKLTRAMMRLLRYPEEQVKQKQAFARLHEKLQLGAGETPSERAAAYVLRMAA